In Lapillicoccus jejuensis, the DNA window CTTGTAGGCCCACGGGTCGGTGAGCTTCCACCCGCGCGACTCGCCGTGCCACTCCGCGGTGTAGAGCTTGACGCCCTTGAAGCCCATCTTCTCGTGGTCCGCGCGCAGCTGGTCCAGGCCCTGCTCGCCGTTGCGCGGGTCGAAGTGGTGGTTGTAGGTCAGCTTGCCCGGGTTGGCCTTGGCGAGCTCGAACGCCTCCTCGGTCTGCCCGAAGCCGTTGTTGTAGAACTCACCGAGGTGGGCCGGCTGGAAGATCGCGTGGTCGACGTAGCCGTCCTCGAAGAGGTCCTTCATGAGGCGCTGACCGCCCTGGTAGAGGTACTCGTCGTAGCCCCACACCTCGCTCTCGGGCGAAAGGTTGCGGTGGTAGTCGTAGAAGCAGTCGATGAACTGCTTGCCGTGGATGTTGCGCTGGTTCTCGGGCCGAGCGTCCCAGAGCGCGATGTGCGCGTCGACGATGTAGTAGCTCTCGCCGTCCTTGGTGTACATCCCCATCTCCTTCTCGCGACGCCGTCGTCGCGGTCAAGAGCGACCGTACGGAGCCCTGGCCTGGCGCCCCAGTCAGCACGCGTCTCAGTCTGAGACGGCTCCCTAACCCCGGTCTAAGCCCGCCGTGACGAAGTTTTCTTCGGGCCTGGGCGGTCACCGCACCGGCCAGGTCATCTGGAGCGGGCAGCCTCGGCGAGTTTGGGAATCTCGCGACGCAGACTCTTGTACGAAGTCGGGAGCGCTGTGGCACCGAGGCCTGCGATTGCAGGGAGGAGGACTTCTTGCCGCTTGATCGCGCTCGACTTATCGACGAGCAACTTCTTGGTGGACCTGTCTGCCTCCGGCACGCCTAGCTGATCGAGCATCCGAGTTCTCGGAGTGGAGGCGTTCACGAGGTCAACTTCCAGCGACCACATGAAGCTGAAGAAACCCAGAGGGATGAGAGCTCTCATGGCATCGCTCGGATGGGCCGAGAGGTCGTCGATGATCTTCTTGCCAAGGTTTCCCTTTGGCAGTACCTCCTTGAGTAGGCATCCGGCTTGCAGGGTGGAGCCAAACTGCGGGAACCCTCTGCTGTCGAGGCTATTCTTTCGTTCCCCATTCTTGTAGGGCAGGAAATAGTCGCGGTCGACTACGAAAGCCGCCTCAATCTGGAGGCCCCGCAATAGGTGAAACATGTAGTCGATACTGGTAACCCCATCCAGGGGAACGACGCTGATTCCGAGTTGGTCCGGTGGGGTTCCAGCGTCAACCAGGAGTCGCTCCACGACGACTGCGTCGACCGGTCCCTCGGTTACAACAACAAAGTCCGCGAACAGGAACTCAGAATTCCTTCGCCGGTGGAACTTGTAGTACCGCTCGCGGTCGAGCTGGTGATCGACAAAGAACGTCCGACTGATCTGGGAAATGCGTACTTCGAGCTCCCGCTTCTTACTCGTGGTCCGCTTGCACATCACGACGTGCTCGTGGTCCAGCGTGTCGACGATGGTGGGCGAGTGCGTCGTGAAAACGACCTGTAGGTCGAGCGCTGAGAGGTTGCGCATGAGTTGCTGCTGTGCCTGTGGGTGGAGGTTCTGTTCAGGTTCCTCCAGGCCGAGGAGGTAGGTGGTGCTCTCAAGTTCCGCCAAGTACGCGTATAGGGCGAACACGGCCATGCTTTGGGTCCCACTGCCGCTGTCGGACAACGGGATCGACTGCCCGCCCTCCTTGACCGTGAGCGCCAGGTTCTGCAACAGGAGGCGGTAGTCGGGCGGGATCGAGTAAGTCAGCTCGAAGGAGAAGGGGCCGTCGAGCGGGGCGATCGACCGGAGTTGCTTCTCCAACCCCGCGAGTGACTTCTCGCGAAGCCGCGTAGCCACCTGGGCGATCTCCGGGCTTCGGCGGTCGCGTTGACTGTGGTTGCTGACCCACTCCTCGACAGCCCGCTCCAGGAGGCCGCCGGCGGGATCATGCGCGACCTCGTGGTCACGGCGGATTGGCACGAGGGCTAGGTGATGTGTTGGCGAAGAGTGTCCTGGAAACTTGGCACAGTCTCCCACTTGCCACCCTTCCATACCTGCCATATCGGCTTGCGCTGGTACTTCAGGCGGCCGCGAAATTCGCCGGTTCCTACAACAATGGGCAGCAGTGTTTCTGGCGGGAGGCCAGCGATCGTGACTTCGATGATCGACTGTGTACTCGTCGAGTAGCGGTGCCACCCAGCCTCGAACGCTTGGCGCTCTGAATCAAAATTGAAGAAGGCGTTAAGCGCCCGCAGAACCGAAGATTTGCCGGCCCCGTTCTGACCAACGAGCGCGACCGTGCTGCCGAGTTCGATCTCGGCGGCGCCTATCGCCCGGAACTTCTCGATCTTAAGGCGGGTAACTCGCACCTTCATCCGCTCCGGAGAAGCGGCCGTCACCCCGCCACCAACTGCATCAGTTCGGTGTAGTCACTGACGACGTCGTACTTCACGTCTTCGTGCTCGGCCTTCTCGTTGAGGGACGCAAAGAACTTGCGCGCGCACTCGATCTTGGCGTTTTCCACCCCTCTAAGCTGCAGGGTGGACATGGAGCCCTTGGTCTCGGCGACGAAGTAGACGTGCTTGATCTTCGTGGTGTCGTCGCGAAAGGCGATGGCCCAGTCGGGGTTGTAGTCGCCGACGGGGGTCGGAATGAAGAAGCCGCGCGGCAACTTTGAGTAGACAACTACCTCGTCGCTGATGTCGAGCTTCTCCACGAACGACCGTTCGATCTTGGAGTCGGTGACGACGTACTCATAGACGCTCTTCTTCAGCTTGTCCCCTGCTTTTGACAGATCCTTGGCCGTCTGGC includes these proteins:
- a CDS encoding ATP-dependent nuclease; its protein translation is MPIRRDHEVAHDPAGGLLERAVEEWVSNHSQRDRRSPEIAQVATRLREKSLAGLEKQLRSIAPLDGPFSFELTYSIPPDYRLLLQNLALTVKEGGQSIPLSDSGSGTQSMAVFALYAYLAELESTTYLLGLEEPEQNLHPQAQQQLMRNLSALDLQVVFTTHSPTIVDTLDHEHVVMCKRTTSKKRELEVRISQISRTFFVDHQLDRERYYKFHRRRNSEFLFADFVVVTEGPVDAVVVERLLVDAGTPPDQLGISVVPLDGVTSIDYMFHLLRGLQIEAAFVVDRDYFLPYKNGERKNSLDSRGFPQFGSTLQAGCLLKEVLPKGNLGKKIIDDLSAHPSDAMRALIPLGFFSFMWSLEVDLVNASTPRTRMLDQLGVPEADRSTKKLLVDKSSAIKRQEVLLPAIAGLGATALPTSYKSLRREIPKLAEAARSR
- a CDS encoding AAA family ATPase; amino-acid sequence: MTAASPERMKVRVTRLKIEKFRAIGAAEIELGSTVALVGQNGAGKSSVLRALNAFFNFDSERQAFEAGWHRYSTSTQSIIEVTIAGLPPETLLPIVVGTGEFRGRLKYQRKPIWQVWKGGKWETVPSFQDTLRQHIT